Proteins encoded in a region of the Raphanus sativus cultivar WK10039 chromosome 8, ASM80110v3, whole genome shotgun sequence genome:
- the LOC108819360 gene encoding cytochrome P450 71B2-like isoform X1 — protein sequence MEILLCFFLVLLLTLVSSIFLKKTKNSKFKLPPSPSSLPIIGNLHHLAGLPHRCFHNLSIKYGPVMLLRLGSVPVVLISSSEAAEAVLKTHDLECCSRPKTVGTGKLSYGFKDITFSQYGAYWREMRKLAVIELFSLKKVQSFRCIREDEVGFVVKKVSEAALTQSPVDLSKTFFSLTASIICRVALGQNFHESAFFIDQEKIEELVTEAVDALGAFTFSDFFPGVLGRFLDLLFQRHKRINKVFGELDAFYQHVIGDHLKPEGRKDPDIVSMMLDMIDEQGSEDSFKLNMNNVKAILMDVFLAGIDTSAVTMIWAMAELVNNPRVMKKAQENIRTTLGVNRERITEDDLGKVDYLKLIIKETFRLHPALPFIIPRETMSHVKIQGYDIPAKTQIQINVWTIGRDPERWTDPDDFKPERFTDSSVDFRGQHFDLLPFGSGRRMCPAMPMGVANVELTLMNLLYFFDWGLPDGMKVGELDMEEAGNISIVKKVPLQLVPVRRY from the exons ATGGAGATCTTGCTCTGCTTCTTCTTGgttttgcttcttactcttgtaTCATCAATCTTTCTTAAGAAGACTAAAAACTCAAAGTTCAAACTTCCTCCTAGCCCTTCAAGTCTTCCAATCATTGGAAACTTACACCATCTTGCAGGATTACCTCACAGATGTTTTCATAACCTCTCCATCAAGTACGGACCAGTGATGCTTCTCCGTCTCGGGTCTGTTCCTGTGGTTTTGATCTCATCGAGTGAAGCAGCTGAAGCAGTCCTCAAAACTCATGATTTGGAATGTTGCAGCCGACCAAAGACTGTAGGGACCGGAAAGCTCTCTTACGGTTTCAAAGACATAACCTTCTCTCAATACGGTGCGTATTGGCGTGAAATGCGAAAACTCGCGGTGATTGAGCTTTTCAGCCTTAAGAAGGTTCAATCATTTAGGTGTATAAGAGAGGATGAAGTCGGATTTGTGGTGAAGAAAGTGTCTGAAGCAGCTTTGACACAATCTCCCGTAGATTTAAGCAAAACCTTTTTCTCCCTCACCGCAAGCATCATTTGTAGAGTGGCTTTAGGACAGAACTTCCACGAGAGCGCCTTCTTTATCGATCAAGAAAAGATTGAAGAGCTTGTTACCGAAGCAGTGGACGCTCTAGGGGCTTTCACTTTCTCTGACTTCTTCCCTGGTGTGCTTGGGAGATTCTTAGACTTGTTGTTTCAAAGACACAAGAGGATCAACAAAGTGTTTGGGGAGCTTGATGCTTTTTATCAGCATGTGATTGGTGATCACTTGAAGCCAGAAGGAAGGAAAGATCCTGATATTGTTTCCATGATGTTGGATATGATCGATGAACAAGGAAGTGAAGATTCTTTCAAACTCAATATGAATAATGTCAAGGCAATCCTCATG GATGTATTTCTCGCGGGGATAGATACAAGCGCTGTAACAATGATTTGGGCAATGGCAGAACTCGTTAACAACCCTAGAGTAATGAAGAAAGCTCAGGAAAATATTCGAACCACCCTTGGAGTCAATAGGGAAAGAATCACTGAAGATGATCTAGGCAAAGTTGATTACTTGAAGCTCATAATCAAGGAAACATTTAGACTACATCCGGCACTTCCGTTTATAATCCCAAGAGAAACAATGTCCCATGTCAAGATCCAAGGCTATGATATTCCCGCGAAAACGCAAATTCAAATTAACGTATGGACCATAGGACGTGACCCCGAGCGCTGGACCGACCCTGATGATTTCAAACCTGAACGATTTACCGATAGTTCTGTAGATTTCAGAGGACAACATTTTGATCTGTTACCATTTGGTTCTGGTCGAAGGATGTGTCCCGCGATGCCAATGGGGGTTGCTAACGTGGAGCTAACATTGATGAATTTGCTTTACTTTTTCGATTGGGGATTGCCTGATGGGATGAAAGTTGGAGAGCTTGATATGGAAGAAGCTGGGAATATCTCCATTGTCAAGAAAGTACCTCTTCAACTTGTTCCTGTTAGACGTTATTGA
- the LOC108819360 gene encoding cytochrome P450 71B2-like isoform X2, with the protein MLQPTKDCRDRKALLRFQRHNLLSIRCIREDEVGFVVKKVSEAALTQSPVDLSKTFFSLTASIICRVALGQNFHESAFFIDQEKIEELVTEAVDALGAFTFSDFFPGVLGRFLDLLFQRHKRINKVFGELDAFYQHVIGDHLKPEGRKDPDIVSMMLDMIDEQGSEDSFKLNMNNVKAILMDVFLAGIDTSAVTMIWAMAELVNNPRVMKKAQENIRTTLGVNRERITEDDLGKVDYLKLIIKETFRLHPALPFIIPRETMSHVKIQGYDIPAKTQIQINVWTIGRDPERWTDPDDFKPERFTDSSVDFRGQHFDLLPFGSGRRMCPAMPMGVANVELTLMNLLYFFDWGLPDGMKVGELDMEEAGNISIVKKVPLQLVPVRRY; encoded by the exons ATGTTGCAGCCGACCAAAGACTGTAGGGACCGGAAAGCTCTCTTACGGTTTCAAAGACATAACCTTCTCTCAATACG GTGTATAAGAGAGGATGAAGTCGGATTTGTGGTGAAGAAAGTGTCTGAAGCAGCTTTGACACAATCTCCCGTAGATTTAAGCAAAACCTTTTTCTCCCTCACCGCAAGCATCATTTGTAGAGTGGCTTTAGGACAGAACTTCCACGAGAGCGCCTTCTTTATCGATCAAGAAAAGATTGAAGAGCTTGTTACCGAAGCAGTGGACGCTCTAGGGGCTTTCACTTTCTCTGACTTCTTCCCTGGTGTGCTTGGGAGATTCTTAGACTTGTTGTTTCAAAGACACAAGAGGATCAACAAAGTGTTTGGGGAGCTTGATGCTTTTTATCAGCATGTGATTGGTGATCACTTGAAGCCAGAAGGAAGGAAAGATCCTGATATTGTTTCCATGATGTTGGATATGATCGATGAACAAGGAAGTGAAGATTCTTTCAAACTCAATATGAATAATGTCAAGGCAATCCTCATG GATGTATTTCTCGCGGGGATAGATACAAGCGCTGTAACAATGATTTGGGCAATGGCAGAACTCGTTAACAACCCTAGAGTAATGAAGAAAGCTCAGGAAAATATTCGAACCACCCTTGGAGTCAATAGGGAAAGAATCACTGAAGATGATCTAGGCAAAGTTGATTACTTGAAGCTCATAATCAAGGAAACATTTAGACTACATCCGGCACTTCCGTTTATAATCCCAAGAGAAACAATGTCCCATGTCAAGATCCAAGGCTATGATATTCCCGCGAAAACGCAAATTCAAATTAACGTATGGACCATAGGACGTGACCCCGAGCGCTGGACCGACCCTGATGATTTCAAACCTGAACGATTTACCGATAGTTCTGTAGATTTCAGAGGACAACATTTTGATCTGTTACCATTTGGTTCTGGTCGAAGGATGTGTCCCGCGATGCCAATGGGGGTTGCTAACGTGGAGCTAACATTGATGAATTTGCTTTACTTTTTCGATTGGGGATTGCCTGATGGGATGAAAGTTGGAGAGCTTGATATGGAAGAAGCTGGGAATATCTCCATTGTCAAGAAAGTACCTCTTCAACTTGTTCCTGTTAGACGTTATTGA
- the LOC108819325 gene encoding proteasome subunit beta type-5-B — MKLDTSGFETSMPTIGFGSSDDTLDGFSTVPSFDLPRTTDFDGFQKEAVQMVKPAKGTTTLAFIFKEGVMVAADSRASMGGYISSQSVKKIIEINPYMLGTMAGGAADCQFWHRNLGIKCRLHELANKRRISVSGASKLLANMLYSYRGMGLSVGTMIAGWDETGPGLYYVDNEGGRLKGDRFSVGSGSPYAYGVLDSGYKFDMSVEEASELARRSIYHATFRDGASGGVASVYHVGPNGWTKLSGDDVGELHYHYYPVPPATAEQVMEEAAAE, encoded by the exons atgaagcTTGATACAAGTGGGTTCGAGACCTCCATGCCTACGATTGGATTCGGATCGAGCGATGATACGCTTGATGGGTTTTCTACTGTGCCCTCCTTTGATCTTCCCCGCACTACTGAT TTCGATGGGTTTCAGAAAGAGGCTGTACAGATGGTGAAGCCAGCGAAAGGAACAACCACACTCGCTTTTATCTTCAAGGAAGGTGTCATGGTCGCTGCTGATTCTCGTGCTAGCATGGGTGGATATATCT CGTCACAATCTGTGAAGAAGATTATTGAGATCAATCCTTATATGCTTGGGACGATGGCTGGAGGAGCTGCTGACTGTCAATTTTGGCACAGAAACCTTGGAATTAAG TGCCGTCTACATGAACTGGCAAACAAGAGGAGAATCTCTGTTTCCGGAGCTTCAAAGCTTCTCGCAAACATGCTCTACTCATACCGTGGAATGGGACTTTCAGTCGGCACGATGATTGCTGGATGGGATGAAACT GGTCCTGGACTATACTATGTGGACAACGAAGGAGGAAGACTCAAGGGAGACAGGTTTTCAGTCGGTTCTGGTTCACCATACGCTTATGGTGTACTTGACAGCGG GTACAAATTCGATATGTCAGTTGAAGAAGCATCTGAGTTAGCAAGGAGATCAATCTACCATGCCACATTCCGTGATGGAGCCAGTGGTGGAGTTGCTAGCG TGTACCACGTGGGACCAAATGGGTGGACGAAACTGTCAGGAGATGATGTTGGGGAGCTGCATTATCACTACTACCCCGTGCCGCCAGCCACTGCGGAACAGGTCATGGAGGAAGCAGCCGCCGAGTAA
- the LOC108818941 gene encoding uncharacterized protein LOC108818941, with translation MSHHHYETNPHFVQFSSQDQHPSSSWTYPDHHQNPQTHPVAPSGPKIKTRGRHQTEPPELIHEPPSSRPMPLRPEEPLPPRHTPNPGRPLLSSPEDQQRPPHHGGYGPEPTPWRTAPTRPTHHQPGPKMTKPMKLPATVCCAILLVILILSGLILLLVYLSNRPHTPYFDIAAANLNTANLEMGYVLNGDLAVVVNFTNPSKKSNVDFSYIMFELYFYNTLIAAERIEPFIVPKGMSMFTSFHLVSSKVPIQTIQSQELQLQLGTGPVLLNLRGTFHARSNVGSLMRYSYWLHTRCSISLKNPPSGYMRARRCVTKR, from the coding sequence ATGTCTCATCACCACTATGAAACCAACCCTCATTTCGTTCAGTTTTCCTCGCAGGATCAACATCCCTCTAGCTCATGGACCTATCCGGACCACCACCAGAACCCGCAGACTCATCCAGTTGCTCCATCAGGGCCTAAAATAAAGACTCGAGGTCGCCACCAGACTGAGCCACCTGAACTTATCCATGAACCGCCTTCCTCAAGACCCATGCCGCTGAGGCCAGAAGAACCGTTACCACCACGCCATACTCCAAACCCTGGTAGGCCATTGCTATCGAGCCCTGAAGATCAGCAACGACCTCCACACCATGGTGGCTATGGACCTGAGCCAACTCCATGGAGGACCGCTCCAACACGACCAACGCACCACCAACCAGGTCCAAAGATGACCAAACCCATGAAACTACCGGCTACAGTCTGCTGTGCAATTCTCTTGGTCATCCTGATTCTCTCCGGCctcatcctcctcctcgtctACCTCAGCAACCGTCCACACACACCCTACTTCGACATCGCAGCAGCAAACCTAAACACCGCGAATCTCGAAATGGGCTACGTCCTAAACGGAGATCTCGCGGTTGTGGTAAATTTCACAAACCCAAGCAAGAAAAGCAATGTCGACTTCAGCTACATCATGTTCGAGCTCTACTTTTACAACACGCTTATCGCTGCCGAGCGCATCGAGCCATTCATTGTTCCAAAGGGAATGTCTATGTTCACGAGCTTCCATCTCGTGAGCAGCAAGGTCCCGATACAAACGATTCAGAGCCAGGAGTTGCAGCTGCAGCTCGGAACAGGTCCTGTGTTGTTGAACCTGAGAGGAACGTTTCACGCTCGCTCGAACGTTGGGTCGTTAATGAGATACTCTTATTGGCTGCACACCCGTTGCAGCATCTCGTTGAAGAACCCTCCTTCAGGGTACATGCGAGCAAGAAGATGCGTTACAAAACGCTAG
- the LOC108818940 gene encoding pentatricopeptide repeat-containing protein At1g13040, mitochondrial-like → MHQTLGAVRLAYRSRIACLVKSGMIDNAVQVFDEMRHSSYRVFSCDYNRFIGVLVKDSRFELAEALYKDMTPMGFSLIPFTYSRFISGLCKVKNFDLIDALLRDMEALGYIPDIWAFNIYLDLLCRERKVGFAVQTFFCMVRRGREPDVVSYTILINGLFRAGKVTEAVEIWNEMIRSGVNPDNKACAALVVGLCHARRVDLAYELVADEIKSARVKLSTVVYNALISGFCRAGRVEKAEALKSFMSKSGCEPDLVTYNVLLNFYYDNNMLKKAEGVMGEMVRSGIQPDVYSYNQLLKRHCRVVHVDKCYNFMVKEMEPRGLCDVVSYSTLIETFCRASKTSKAYKLFEEMRQKGISTNVVTYTSLIKAFLREGNSSVAKKLLDQMTELGLSPDRIFYTTVLDHLCKSGNLDKAYGVFSDMIEHGITPDAVSYNALISGLCRSCRVTEALKLFKDMQSKECFPDELTFKFIIGGLVRENKLSAAYKIWDQMMEKGFTLDRDVSDTLIKASCSDSVSADAY, encoded by the coding sequence ATGCATCAGACGCTGGGCGCAGTACGCCTTGCATACCGCTCGCGCATCGCATGCCTCGTGAAGTCGGGTATGATCGACAACGCAGTTCaggtgttcgacgaaatgcgTCACTCAAGCTACCGAGTTTTCTCCTGTGATTACAACCGTTTCATCGGTGTTCTTGTCAAGGACTCCAGATTCGAGCTTGCTGAAGCATTGTATAAGGACATGACGCCAATGGGCTTCTCCTTAATCCCCTTCACTTACTCGAGGTTTATCTCGGGTTTATGTAAAGTTAAAAACTTTGATCTCATTGACGCTCTTCTGAGGGACATGGAAGCCCTCGGATACATACCAGATATATGGGCGTTTAACATTTACTTAGATCTGTTGTGTAGAGAGAGAAAAGTAGGTTTTGCTGTTCAGACATTCTTTTGTATGGTTCGGAGAGGTAGAGAACCAGATGTTGTATCTTATACTATACTTATTAATGGGTTGTTTAGAGCTGGTAAGGTCACTGAGGCAGTTGAGATTTGGAATGAGATGATTCGTAGTGGGGTTAATCCGGATAATAAAGCTTGTGCAGCACTTGTTGTTGGGTTGTGTCACGCTCGGAGAGTTGACTTGGCTTATGAGCTGGTGGCTGATGAGATCAAGAGTGCGAGAGTTAAGCTTAGTACGGTGGTTTACAATGCGTTGATCAGCGGGTTTTGTAGAGCGGGTAGGGTAGAAAAGGCGGAGGCTTTGAAATCGTTTATGAGTAAGAGTGGGTGTGAGCCGGATCTCGTTACGTATAATGTGCTGTTGAATTTTTATTATGATAACAACATGTTGAAGAAAGCGGAAGGGGTGATGGGGGAGATGGTTAGAAGTGGGATACAGCCTGATGTTTATAGTTATAACCAGTTGCTTAAGCGGCACTGCAGGGTTGTTCATGTAGATAAGTGCTATAACTTCATGGTAAAAGAGATGGAGCCTAGAGGTTTATGCGATGTTGTCTCCTACAGTACTCTGATTGAAACATTCTGCAGGGCGTCAAAGACTAGCAAGGCTTACAAGCTCTTTGAGGAAATGAGACAGAAGGGGATATCGACGAATGTGGTCACGTACACGAGTCTTATCAAGGCTTTTCTTAGGGAAGGCAACTCTAGTGTTGCGAAGAAGCTTCTTGATCAGATGACGGAGTTAGGTCTGTCACCAGATAGGATATTTTACACAACGGTTCTGGACCATTTGTGTAAATCCGGAAATCTTGACAAGGCTTATGGTGTTTTCAGTGACATGATTGAGCACGGAATTACACCGGATGCTGTTTCATACAACGCCCTTATAAGTGGCCTCTGCAGGTCTTGTAGAGTGACTGAAGCGTTGAAATTGTTTAAGGACATGCAGAGTAAGGAATGCTTTCCTGATGAGTTAACTTTCAAGTTCATTATTGGAGGACTCGTCCGGGAAAATAAACTATCAGCTGCCTACAAGATTTGGGATCAGATGATGGAGAAAGGTTTCACCCTTGATAGAGATGTGTCTGATACACTCATTAAGGCTAGCTGTTCAGACTCAGTCAGTGCTGATGCGTACTAG
- the LOC108838766 gene encoding cytochrome P450 86B1-like, translated as MSLTERVFNHLSLFDVSIALLGLFVFCCLREKLTNKHGPMLWPVFGITVEFFLHINDVYGWVTKSLKKSRNTFLYRGFFLDGSYGAVTCSPANVEYMLKTNFKNYPKGTFFKDRFKDLLEDGIFNADDESWKEQRRIIITEMHSTRFMEHSFQTTQRLVSKKLLKVMESFASSQEAFDLQDVLLRLTFDIICIAGLGDDPETLAQDLPQVPFAKAFDEATESTLFRFMIPPFIWKPMKFLNIGYEKSLRNAIDVVHGFVNKMIMDRICMLKDDETLDNRSDVLTRIIQIASHKKGNEIGPSTISFFRQFCTSFILAGRDTSSVALSWFFWVIQRHPQVENKIIHEIREIMKQRGDPSDSSLFTVRELNNMVYLQAAISETLRLYPPIPMEMKQAIGDDVFPDGTFIKKGSRVYFSIYAMGRMESIWGKDCEMFRPERWIQGGKFVSDDQFKYVVFNAGPRLCIGKTFAYLQMKMIAASVLLKYSIKVAQDHVVVPRVTTNLYMKYGLKVTITPRLLEEKKLESCSM; from the coding sequence ATGTCTTTAACAGAGCGAGTCTTTAATCACCTTTCTCTCTTCGATGTATCTATTGCGTTGTTAGGGCTGTTTGTTTTCTGTTGCCTGCGTGAGAAGTTAACTAACAAGCACGGGCCAATGCTGTGGCCAGTGTTTGGCATTACTGTAGAGTTTTTCCTTCATATAAATGATGTCTATGGATGGGTCACaaagtctttaaaaaaatccCGAAACACGTTTCTTTACCGCGGATTCTTCCTTGATGGATCTTATGGAGCCGTGACTTGTTCTCCTGCCAATGTTGAGTACATGCTCAAGACCAACTTTAAGAACTACCCCAAAGGTACCTTCTTCAAAGACCGGTTCAAAGATCTCCTCGAGGATGGTATCTTTAACGCCGATGATGAGTCATGGAAAGAGCAACGAAGGATCATCATAACCGAAATGCATTCAACTCGGTTCATGGAGCATTCCTTTCAGACGACACAACGTTTAGTAAGCAAGAAGCTGTTGAAGGTGATGGAGAGTTTCGCTAGTTCACAAGAAGCTTTTGATCTCCAAGACGTGCTCTTGCGCTTGACGTTTGACATCATCTGCATCGCGGGTCTAGGAGATGACCCGGAGACTCTAGCTCAAGATCTTCCTCAAGTTCCATTTGCTAAAGCTTTTGACGAAGCAACGGAGTCTACGTTGTTTAGGTTCATGATCCCGCCATTTATATGGAAACCAATGAAGTTTTTGAACATAGGGTATGAGAAAAGTCTAAGAAACGCTATTGACGTCGTGCATGGCTTTGTGAACAAGATGATAATGGATCGTATCTGCATGCTTAAGGATGATGAGACGTTAGATAATAGATCTGATGTCCTTACAAGGATTATTCAGATAGCGAGTCATAAAAAAGGTAACGAGATTGGTCCTTCAACCATTAGTTTTTTTAGACAGTTTTGCACAAGTTTCATCTTAGCTGGGCGTGACACAAGTTCTGTTGCGCTTTCATGGTTCTTCTGGGTGATACAAAGACACCCACaagttgaaaacaaaataatccaCGAGATTAGAGAAATCATGAAACAGAGAGGAGATCCTTCAGACAGTAGTCTCTTCACGGTCAGAGAACTAAACAACATGGTATACCTACAAGCAGCGATTTCAGAAACTCTAAGACTTTACCCACCAATCCCAATGGAGATGAAACAAGCCATTGGAgatgatgtgtttccagatggGACATTTATAAAAAAGGGTTCAAGGGTTTACTTCTCTATCTATGCCATGGGAAGGATGGAATCAATATGGGGGAAAGACTGTGAAATGTTCAGACCAGAGAGGTGGATCCAAGGAGGGAAGTTTGTCAGTGACGACCAGTTCAAATACGTTGTGTTCAATGCTGGACCTAGGTTGTGTATAGGGAAAACATTTGCTTACTTGCAAATGAAGATGATAGCTGCGTCAGTCTTGTTGAAGTACTCAATCAAGGTTGCCCAAGATCATGTGGTTGTCCCGAGAGTTACGACTAACTTGTACATGAAGTACGGTCTTAAGGTGACCATCACGCCAAGGTTGCTGGAAGAGAAGAAACTAGAGTCATGTTCCATGTAG
- the LOC108819537 gene encoding cytochrome P450 71B2 yields the protein MEILLCFVLVSLLTLLTSIFLKRMTNSNSKLNLPPTPSRLPIIGNLHHLAGLPHRCFHNLSIKHGPVMLLRLGFLPVVVISSSEAAEAVLKTHDLECCSRPKTVGTGKLSYGFKDINFGPYGEYWREMRKLVVTELFSPRKVQSFRYIREEETDLMVKKVSESALEQAQVDLNKIFFSLAASIICRVALGQNIHESGFLIDQERIEELVTKAAEALGGFTFSDFFPGALGSFVDWLFQRHKKINKVFEELDAFYQHVIDEHLKPEGRNNQDIVSLMLDMIDKQGSGDSFKLSIDNVKAVLMDIFLAGVDTGAITMIWVMTELVRNPNVIKKAQEKIRATLGIKRERITEEDLGKVDYLTFIIKETLRLHPPVPLLLPRETMSHVKVQGYDIPPRTQIQVNVWTIGRDPKRWTDPEGFIPERFEDSSVDFRGQHFDLLPFGSGRRVCPAMAMGIATVELGLMNLLYYFDWKLPDGMKVGDIEMEEAGILTIVKKVPLQLVPLQCH from the exons atggAGATCTTGCTCTGCTTCGTATTGGTTTCGCTTCTTACTCTCTTAACATCGATCTTTCTTAAAAGGATGACAAACTCAAACTCAAAACTCAATCTTCCTCCGACCCCTTCAAGGCTTCCAATCATTGGAAACTTGCACCATCTTGCAGGACTGCCTCACCGATGTTTTCACAACCTCTCCATCAAACACGGACCAGTGATGCTTCTCCGTCTCGGTTTTCTTCCAGTGGTTGTTATCTCATCGAGTGAAGCAGCCGAAGCAGTTCTCAAAACTCATGACTTGGAATGTTGTAGCCGACCAAAGACGGTAGGGACAGGGAAACTCTCTTACGGTTTCAAAGACATCAATTTCGGACCGTACGGTGAGTATTGGCGGGAGATGCGTAAACTCGTGGTCACCGAGCTTTTCAGTCCTAGAAAAGTTCAATCTTTCAGGTACATAAGAGAAGAAGAGACTGACTTAATGGTGAAGAAAGTGTCTGAATCAGCTTTGGAACAAGCGCAGGTGGATCTAAACAAAATTTTCTTCTCCCTCGCCGCAAGCATCATCTGTAGAGTGGCCTTAGGACAGAACATCCACGAGAGCGGCTTCCTTATCGACCAAGAAAGGATCGAAGAGCTTGTTACCAAAGCAGCGGAAGCTCTAGGGGGTTTCACTTTCTCTGACTTCTTCCCTGGTGCACTTGGAAGCTTCGTGGACTGGTTGTTTCAACGACACAAGAAGATCAACAAAGTCTTTGAAGAACTAGATGCTTTTTACCAACACGTGATCGATGAGCACTTGAAGCCAGAGGGAAGGAACAATCAGGATATTGTTTCCTTGATGTTGGATATGATCGATAAACAAGGAAGTGGAGACTCTTTCAAACTCAGTATTGATAATGTTAAGGCGGTCCTCATG GATATATTTCTTGCGGGGGTAGATACAGGCGCCATAACTATGATTTGGGTGATGACCGAGCTCGTTAGAAACCCTAACGTGATAAAGAAGGCTCAAGAAAAGATCCGAGCTACCTTAGGGATCAAAAGGGAAAGAATCACTGAAGAAGACCTAGGAAAGGTTGATTACTTGACGTTTATAATCAAGGAAACACTCAGACTACATCCACCAGTTCCACTTTTACTCCCAAGGGAAACAATGTCTCACGTCAAAGTCCAAGGGTACGACATTCCTCCCAGAACACAAATCCAAGTTAACGTATGGACAATCGGACGTGACCCCAAGCGTTGGACCGACCCTGAAGGTTTCATCCCTGAGCGGTTTGAAGATAGTTCTGTGGATTTCAGAGGACAACACTTTGACCTATTACCATTTGGTTCTGGTCGAAGGGTATGTCCTGCGATGGCAATGGGGATTGCTACTGTGGAGCTAGGATTGATGAACTTGCTTTACTATTTTGACTGGAAGCTGCCTGATGGGATGAAAGTTGGAGACATTGAAATGGAGGAAGCTGGGATTCTCACTATTGTCAAGAAAGTACCTCTTCAACTTGTGCCCCTTCAATGCCATTAA
- the LOC108821491 gene encoding protein DETOXIFICATION 31-like, with translation MEKDNSFMDPFLSSTEDLDPTTQKALMDYLGVGSTASSLVSFCSTAVDIPPISNVGDFVREFRIESKKLWKLAGPAIFTSMAQFSLGAITQVFAGHISTIALAAVSIENSVIAGFSFGIMLGMGSALETLCGQAFGAGQASLLGVYLQRSWVILSATALMLSLLYIFAAPILTFIGQTATISAMAGLFSIFMIPQIFAYAINYPTAKFLQSQSKIMVMAGISGVALVIHTLLTWLVMSKFHWGLPGLAFVLNTSWWFIVVAQLVYIFGGTCGEAWSGFTWEAFHNLWGFVKLSLASAVMICLEVWYFMALLLFAGYLKNAEVSVAALSICMNILGWAVMVSVGINAAVSVRVSNELGANHPRTAKFSLVVAVIVSTAIGMLIAAVLLFFRDEYPVLFVEDEVVRNMVRELTPMLAFCIVINNVQPVLSGVAVGAGWQAAVAYVNIACYYLFGIPFGLLLGFKLEYGVMGIWWGMMTGTFVQSIILTWMICTTNWAKEAAMAEERIREWGGVTEKETLLN, from the exons ATGGAGAAAGATAATAGTTTCATGGATCCGTTTCTGTCTTCCACGGAGGACCTTGACCCAACGACCCAGAAAGCGTTGATGGATTATTTAGGAGTTGGCAGCACAGCATCTTCTCTTGTCTCCTTCTGCTCTACCGCCGTTGATATCCCGCCCATCTCCAACGTTGGAGACTTTGTCAGAGAGTTTAGAATTGAGTCTAAGAAGCTATGGAAGCTAGCCGGCCCGGCTATTTTCACATCAATGGCCCAGTTCTCTCTCGGAGCCATCACTCAGGTTTTCGCCGGACATATTAGCACCATCGCTCTCGCCGCTGTCTCCATCGAGAACTCAGTCATCGCTGGTTTCTCCTTCGGTATCATG CTTGGAATGGGAAGCGCGTTGGAAACGCTATGCGGACAAGCGTTTGGAGCAGGACAAGCATCATTGCTCGGCGTTTACTTGCAACGCTCGTGGGTGATTCTAAGCGCAACGGCTCTCATGCTTTCACTACTCTATATTTTCGCGGCTCCGATCCTAACATTCATAGGCCAAACCGCTACAATCTCGGCCATGGCCGGGCTTTTCTCCATCTTCATGATCCCACAGATCTTCGCCTACGCCATAAATTACCCGACCGCTAAGTTTTTGCAGTCGCAAAGCAAGATCATGGTCATGGCAGGGATCTCTGGTGTGGCTCTTGTGATCCACACGCTCCTCACGTGGCTAGTCATGTCTAAGTTCCACTGGGGACTTCCCGGTTTAGCTTTCGTGCTTAACACATCGTGGTGGTTCATCGTTGTGGCGCAGCTCGTGTATATTTTTGGTGGGACTTGTGGAGAGGCTTGGTCAGGATTCACGTGGGAAGCTTTTCACAATTTGTGGGGTTTTGTTAAATTGTCTCTGGCTTCTGCTGTCATGATTTG TTTGGAGGTTTGGTATTTCATGGCACTCCTGTTGTTTGCTGGATATTTGAAGAATGCTGAAGTCTCCGTGGCTGCACTCTCCATTTG CATGAACATTTTGGGATGGGCAGTTATGGTTTCAGTTGGGATAAACGCGGCAGTAAG TGTGAGAGTGTCAAATGAGCTTGGGGCTAACCACCCACGAACGGCCAAATTCTCTCTAGTCGTGGCGGTGATAGTATCGACAGCCATCGGGATGCTTATAGCGGCGGTCTTACTCTTCTTCCGAGACGAGTACCCAGTTCTGTTTGTGGAAGATGAAGTAGTTAGAAATATGGTTAGAGAACTCACACCAATGCTTGCCTTCTGCATTGTCATTAACAATGTTCAGCCTGTTTTGTCTG GAGTGGCTGTGGGAGCTGGATGGCAAGCAGCTGTTGCGTATGTGAACATAGCTTGCTATTACTTGTTTGGAATCCCATTTGGTCTTCTGCTAGGATTTAAGTTGGAATATGGCGTAATG GGTATTTGGTGGGGGATGATGACTGGAACTTTTGTTCAGTCGATAATTTTGACTTGGATGATATGCACAACCAACTGGGCCAAAGAG gCTGCAATGGCGGAAGAGAGGATACGAGAATGGGGAGGAGTAACAGAGAAAGAGACTCTTTTGAACTAa